A genomic window from Salvia hispanica cultivar TCC Black 2014 chromosome 5, UniMelb_Shisp_WGS_1.0, whole genome shotgun sequence includes:
- the LOC125188075 gene encoding probable aquaporin PIP2-8, protein MTKEVSEEAASHGKDYVDPPPAAFIGAEELKLWSFYRALIAEFIATLLFLYVTVATVIGHKKLNAADQCDGVGLLGIAWAFGGMIFILVYCTAGISGGHINPAVTFGLFLARKVSLIRAVSYIVSQCLGAICGVGLVKAFMKGPYNRLGGGANTVADGYNTGTALGAEIIGTFVLVYTVFSATDPKRNARDSHIPVLAPLPIGFAVFMVHLATIPITGTGINPARSFGAAVIYGHKKSWDDHWIFWVGPFVGALAAAIYHQFVLRAGAVKALGSFRSNPTN, encoded by the exons ATGACGAAAGAAGTTAGCGAAGAAGCCGCTTCCCACGGCAAGGACTACGTGGACCCCCCTCCTGCCGCCTTCATCGGCGCTGAAGAGCTCAAGCTCTGGTCCTTCTACAGAGCTCTCATCGCCGAGTTCATCGCCACCCTCCTCTTCCTCTACGTCACCGTCGCCACCGTCATCGGCCACAAGAAGCTCAACGCCGCCGACCAATGCGACGGCGTCGGCCTCCTCGGCATCGCCTGGGCCTTCGGCGGCATGATCTTCATCCTCGTCTACTGCACCGCCGGAATCTCAG GTGGTCACATTAACCCTGCGGTGACGTTCGGGCTGTTCCTGGCGAGGAAGGTGTCGCTAATTAGGGCTGTTTCGTACATCGTGTCGCAGTGCCTGGGCGCAATCTGCGGCGTGGGGCTGGTGAAGGCGTTCATGAAGGGGCCGTACAACCGCCTCGGCGGCGGCGCCAACACCGTCGCGGACGGGTACAACACCGGCACAGCGCTCGGGGCTGAGATCATTGGCACCTTCGTGCTCGTTTACACCGTCTTCTCCGCCACTGACCCCAAGAGAAACGCGCGTGACTCTCACATCCCG GTTTTGGCTCCGCTTCCAATCGGATTTGCTGTGTTCATGGTGCATTTGGCGACCATCCCCATCACCGGAACTGGAATCAACCCGGCGAGGAGCTTCGGCGCCGCCGTGATCTACGGGCACAAGAAGTCGTGGGATGACCAC TGGATTTTCTGGGTGGGACCGTTTGTGGGAGCGCTGGCGGCGGCGATCTACCACCAGTTTGTGTTGAGGGCCGGCGCGGTGAAGGCGTTGGGGTCGTTCAGGAGCAATCCGACCAACTAa